One window of the Trifolium pratense cultivar HEN17-A07 linkage group LG2, ARS_RC_1.1, whole genome shotgun sequence genome contains the following:
- the LOC123906424 gene encoding G-type lectin S-receptor-like serine/threonine-protein kinase At4g27290 isoform X2: MEILGFMIIIVSYILIYSIKFSIAADSLGLSQSISNNNNNTLVSKSGRFELGFFTPGNSNKTYLGIWYKNIPVQNIVWVANRLNPINGTSNSNYILQLNSTGNLVLAQNSSFVWYTTTDQKQVHNPVAVLLDSGNLVVRNEGETNQEEQYLWQSFDYPSDTFLEGMKLGRNLRNGHDWKLTSWKSPEDPSIGDVSWGLVLNDYPEYYMMNGSEKVFRIGPWNGLHFSALPEQVSNSFLHYQIVSNNDEIFYSYSIEINTVISKVVVEQTKQHRYVWDEQEHNWRTYVTLPKDFCDTYGLCGPYGNCIMTQQQVCQCFNGFSPKSPQAWIASDWSQGCVRDKHLSCNHNHTNKDGFVKFQGLKVPDTTHSWLNVSMNLEECREKCLKNCSCMAYTNSNISGEGSGCVMWFGDLIDIRQFQDAGQDLYIRMFGSELVNSEEPNHMHKRNNTAAIVATTVILIFGVLLVCIYLICRVQKKTVDRSERHVDDLDLPLFDLPTISTATNGFSKNNKIGKGGFGTVYKGKLTSDLEIAVKRLSSISGQGMTEFINEVKLIAKLQHRNLVKLLGCCIEGEQMLIYEYMANGSLDSFIFDTAKSKLLDWPKRFNIICGIARGLLYLHQDSRLRIIHRDLKASNVLLDDSLNPKISDFGTARTFGGDHYEGNTKRIIGTYGYMAPEYAVDGLFSVKSDVFSFGILLLEIICGKRNRAYYHTDGTLNLVGQAWSVWKENRALELIDTNIGETFVVSEVLRCMHVSLLCVQQNPEDRPTMASVILMLGSTEMELGEPKEPGFISKNVSTESNSSTNAKDCSSVNEVTISLLDAR, encoded by the exons ATGGAAATTCTTGGTTTCATGATTATTATAGTTTCCTATATACTTATTTACTCTATCAAATTTTCCATAGCAGCTGATTCTCTTGGTTTGTCACAATCAAtcagcaataataataataataccttAGTGTCCAAAAGTGGAAGATTTGAACTTGGTTTCTTCACTCCAGGTAACTCTAACAAAACTTACCTTGGTATTTGGTACAAGAACATTCCTGTTCAAAATATTGTTTGGGTTGCAAACAGACTCAATCCCATCAATGGTACTTCAAATTCAAACTACATATTACAACTCAACAGCACAGGTAACCTTGTCCTCGCTCAAAATAGCTCCTTTGTTTGGTACACAACAACAGACCAAAAACAAGTGCATAATCCAGTTGCAGTGCTCTTAGACAGTGGCAATCTTGTAGTAAGAAATGAAGGAGAAACAAACCAAGAAGAGCAGTATTTATGGCAGAGTTTTGATTATCCATCAGATACCTTTTTAGAAGGAATGAAATTGGGAAGGAATCTAAGAAATGGTCATGATTGGAAATTAACATCTTGGAAGAGTCCTGAAGATCCATCCATAGGAGATGTTAGTTGGGGTTTAGTACTCAATGATTATCCTGAGTATTATATGATGAATGGAAGTGAAAAAGTTTTCAGGATTGGACCATGGAATGGTTTACACTTTAGTGCATTGCCAGAACAAGTTTCAAACTCATTCTTACATTACCAGATTGTTTCCAACAATGATGAAATCTTCTATTCATATAGCATCGAGATCAATACCGTTATCTCAAAAGTAGTAGTCGAGCAAACAAAACAACATCGTTATGTATGGGATGAACAAGAACATAATTGGAGGACATATGTAACACTTCCCAAAGATTTTTGTGACACTTATGGTCTTTGTGGACCCTATGGAAATTGCATAATGACACAACAACAGGTTTGTCAATGTTTCAATGGGTTTAGTCCAAAGTCACCACAAGCATGGATAGCATCTGATTGGAGTCAAGGATGTGTGCGCGATAAACATTTGAGTTGCAATCACAATCATACAAATAAAGACGGGTTTGTCAAATTTCAAGGCTTAAAAGTTCCAGATACTACACATTCTTGGTTGAATGTTAGCATGAATCTTGAGGAATGCAGagaaaaatgtttaaaaaattgttcttgTATGGCTTATACAAATTCAAACATAAGTGGAGAAGGGAGTGGTTGTGTTATGTGGTTTGGTGATCTAATTGACATACGACAGTTTCAAGATGCCGGGCAAGATCTCTATATCCGGATGTTTGGTTCAGAGTTAG TCAACAGTGAAGAACCTAACCATATGCACAAAAGGAACAACACAGCGGCCATAGTAGCCACCactgttattttaatttttggggtGCTTTTGGTGTGTATTTATTTAATCTGCAGAGTCCAGAAGAAGACTGTAG ACAGATCAGAAAGGCATGTAGATGATCTTGATCTCCCATTGTTTGATCTGCCAACAATTTCCACTGCAACTAATGGCTTctccaaaaacaataaaattggcaAAGGTGGTTTTGGAACTGTGTATAAG GGAAAATTAACCAGTGATCTAGAAATTGCTGTTAAGAGACTTTCAAGCATTTCGGGACAAGGAATGACCGAATTCATAAATGAAGTAAAGTTAATAGCAAAACTTCAGCACAGAAATCTAGTAAAGCTACTAGGTTGTTGCATTGAAGGGGAACAAATGTTGATTTATGAATACATGGCTAATGGTAGCCTGGACTCCTTCATTTTTG ACACTGCCAAGAGTAAATTGTTAGATTGGCCAAAACGGTTCAATATAATTTGTGGAATTGCTAGGGGGCTTCTGTATCTTCACCAAGATTCTCGATTAAGGATTATCCATAGAGACCTCAAAGCAAGTAATGTTTTACTCGACGATAGTTTGAATCCAAAAATATCCGATTTTGGAACAGCTAGAACTTTCGGAGGAGACCATTACGAAGGAAATACAAAGAGAATAATTGGGACTTA TGGGTACATGGCACCGGAGTATGCTGTTGATGGATTGTTTTCAGTGAAATCTGACGTTTTTAGCTTCGGAATTTTATTATTGGAGATTATATGTGGCAAAAGAAATAGAGCATATTATCACACAGATGGAACTCTTAACCTTGTTGGCCAA GCATGGTCAGTATGGAAAGAGAATAGAGCTTTAGAGTTGATTGACACAAACATAGGTGAGACTTTTGTTGTATCGGAAGTGTTGCGTTGTATGCACGTTAGTCTCTTGTGTGTACAGCAGAATCCTGAAGATAGGCCTACAATGGCCTCTGTGATTCTAATGTTGGGGAGCACTGAGATGGAATTAGGGGAGCCTAAAGAACCTGGTTTCATTTCCAAAAATGTTTCAACAGAGTCAAATTCGTCGACCAATGCAAAGGATTGTAGTTCAGTAAATGAAGTGACCATTTCCTTATTAGATGCTAGATGA
- the LOC123906424 gene encoding G-type lectin S-receptor-like serine/threonine-protein kinase At4g27290 isoform X1: MEILGFMIIIVSYILIYSIKFSIAADSLGLSQSISNNNNNTLVSKSGRFELGFFTPGNSNKTYLGIWYKNIPVQNIVWVANRLNPINGTSNSNYILQLNSTGNLVLAQNSSFVWYTTTDQKQVHNPVAVLLDSGNLVVRNEGETNQEEQYLWQSFDYPSDTFLEGMKLGRNLRNGHDWKLTSWKSPEDPSIGDVSWGLVLNDYPEYYMMNGSEKVFRIGPWNGLHFSALPEQVSNSFLHYQIVSNNDEIFYSYSIEINTVISKVVVEQTKQHRYVWDEQEHNWRTYVTLPKDFCDTYGLCGPYGNCIMTQQQVCQCFNGFSPKSPQAWIASDWSQGCVRDKHLSCNHNHTNKDGFVKFQGLKVPDTTHSWLNVSMNLEECREKCLKNCSCMAYTNSNISGEGSGCVMWFGDLIDIRQFQDAGQDLYIRMFGSELVNSEEPNHMHKRNNTAAIVATTVILIFGVLLVCIYLICRVQKKTVGKNLDRSERHVDDLDLPLFDLPTISTATNGFSKNNKIGKGGFGTVYKGKLTSDLEIAVKRLSSISGQGMTEFINEVKLIAKLQHRNLVKLLGCCIEGEQMLIYEYMANGSLDSFIFDTAKSKLLDWPKRFNIICGIARGLLYLHQDSRLRIIHRDLKASNVLLDDSLNPKISDFGTARTFGGDHYEGNTKRIIGTYGYMAPEYAVDGLFSVKSDVFSFGILLLEIICGKRNRAYYHTDGTLNLVGQAWSVWKENRALELIDTNIGETFVVSEVLRCMHVSLLCVQQNPEDRPTMASVILMLGSTEMELGEPKEPGFISKNVSTESNSSTNAKDCSSVNEVTISLLDAR; the protein is encoded by the exons ATGGAAATTCTTGGTTTCATGATTATTATAGTTTCCTATATACTTATTTACTCTATCAAATTTTCCATAGCAGCTGATTCTCTTGGTTTGTCACAATCAAtcagcaataataataataataccttAGTGTCCAAAAGTGGAAGATTTGAACTTGGTTTCTTCACTCCAGGTAACTCTAACAAAACTTACCTTGGTATTTGGTACAAGAACATTCCTGTTCAAAATATTGTTTGGGTTGCAAACAGACTCAATCCCATCAATGGTACTTCAAATTCAAACTACATATTACAACTCAACAGCACAGGTAACCTTGTCCTCGCTCAAAATAGCTCCTTTGTTTGGTACACAACAACAGACCAAAAACAAGTGCATAATCCAGTTGCAGTGCTCTTAGACAGTGGCAATCTTGTAGTAAGAAATGAAGGAGAAACAAACCAAGAAGAGCAGTATTTATGGCAGAGTTTTGATTATCCATCAGATACCTTTTTAGAAGGAATGAAATTGGGAAGGAATCTAAGAAATGGTCATGATTGGAAATTAACATCTTGGAAGAGTCCTGAAGATCCATCCATAGGAGATGTTAGTTGGGGTTTAGTACTCAATGATTATCCTGAGTATTATATGATGAATGGAAGTGAAAAAGTTTTCAGGATTGGACCATGGAATGGTTTACACTTTAGTGCATTGCCAGAACAAGTTTCAAACTCATTCTTACATTACCAGATTGTTTCCAACAATGATGAAATCTTCTATTCATATAGCATCGAGATCAATACCGTTATCTCAAAAGTAGTAGTCGAGCAAACAAAACAACATCGTTATGTATGGGATGAACAAGAACATAATTGGAGGACATATGTAACACTTCCCAAAGATTTTTGTGACACTTATGGTCTTTGTGGACCCTATGGAAATTGCATAATGACACAACAACAGGTTTGTCAATGTTTCAATGGGTTTAGTCCAAAGTCACCACAAGCATGGATAGCATCTGATTGGAGTCAAGGATGTGTGCGCGATAAACATTTGAGTTGCAATCACAATCATACAAATAAAGACGGGTTTGTCAAATTTCAAGGCTTAAAAGTTCCAGATACTACACATTCTTGGTTGAATGTTAGCATGAATCTTGAGGAATGCAGagaaaaatgtttaaaaaattgttcttgTATGGCTTATACAAATTCAAACATAAGTGGAGAAGGGAGTGGTTGTGTTATGTGGTTTGGTGATCTAATTGACATACGACAGTTTCAAGATGCCGGGCAAGATCTCTATATCCGGATGTTTGGTTCAGAGTTAG TCAACAGTGAAGAACCTAACCATATGCACAAAAGGAACAACACAGCGGCCATAGTAGCCACCactgttattttaatttttggggtGCTTTTGGTGTGTATTTATTTAATCTGCAGAGTCCAGAAGAAGACTGTAGGTAAAAATCTTG ACAGATCAGAAAGGCATGTAGATGATCTTGATCTCCCATTGTTTGATCTGCCAACAATTTCCACTGCAACTAATGGCTTctccaaaaacaataaaattggcaAAGGTGGTTTTGGAACTGTGTATAAG GGAAAATTAACCAGTGATCTAGAAATTGCTGTTAAGAGACTTTCAAGCATTTCGGGACAAGGAATGACCGAATTCATAAATGAAGTAAAGTTAATAGCAAAACTTCAGCACAGAAATCTAGTAAAGCTACTAGGTTGTTGCATTGAAGGGGAACAAATGTTGATTTATGAATACATGGCTAATGGTAGCCTGGACTCCTTCATTTTTG ACACTGCCAAGAGTAAATTGTTAGATTGGCCAAAACGGTTCAATATAATTTGTGGAATTGCTAGGGGGCTTCTGTATCTTCACCAAGATTCTCGATTAAGGATTATCCATAGAGACCTCAAAGCAAGTAATGTTTTACTCGACGATAGTTTGAATCCAAAAATATCCGATTTTGGAACAGCTAGAACTTTCGGAGGAGACCATTACGAAGGAAATACAAAGAGAATAATTGGGACTTA TGGGTACATGGCACCGGAGTATGCTGTTGATGGATTGTTTTCAGTGAAATCTGACGTTTTTAGCTTCGGAATTTTATTATTGGAGATTATATGTGGCAAAAGAAATAGAGCATATTATCACACAGATGGAACTCTTAACCTTGTTGGCCAA GCATGGTCAGTATGGAAAGAGAATAGAGCTTTAGAGTTGATTGACACAAACATAGGTGAGACTTTTGTTGTATCGGAAGTGTTGCGTTGTATGCACGTTAGTCTCTTGTGTGTACAGCAGAATCCTGAAGATAGGCCTACAATGGCCTCTGTGATTCTAATGTTGGGGAGCACTGAGATGGAATTAGGGGAGCCTAAAGAACCTGGTTTCATTTCCAAAAATGTTTCAACAGAGTCAAATTCGTCGACCAATGCAAAGGATTGTAGTTCAGTAAATGAAGTGACCATTTCCTTATTAGATGCTAGATGA
- the LOC123905302 gene encoding uncharacterized protein LOC123905302, which yields EELCAFSPHYNTVEAENDKCVKFESGLRPDIKHLIGFSQIRDFATLVDKCRICDDDGKAKTNYYKAMSDKRGKGQDRGKPYGDKGKKVVESSGGKKRGGGQCYKCGELGHKSYECPKKVDKCFNCGRLGHKSDVCQVKVTCFNCGEEGHKSPMCKKPKKTMGKVFALSGDDADQGDNLIRGTCFIYNTPLIAIIDTGATHSFISVDCMKRLSIPVSEMSGRMEIETPANGSVTTRLVCRDCPVTVFGRHFGMDLVCIQLSGIDVIFGMNWLVFNRVHINCCEKTVVFPKPEESLHLMSKKEVVESLKEPVEVYALFASLKMEGEVKVEELPVVCEFPDVFPEDVSDVPPKREVEFTIDLVPGTSPISMAPYRMSASELNELKKQLEELLEKKFIRPSVSPWGAHVLLVKKKEGSAFSYD from the exons gaggagttgtgtgcgtttagtccacactacaacaccgtggaagctgagaatgacaagtgtgtcaagtttgaaagtgggttgcgcccggacatcaagcatcttatcggattttctcaaatccgagactttgcaactttggtggataagtgTCGTAtctgtgatgatgatggaaaggccaagactaattactacaaggccatgagtgacaagagaggaaaaggtcaagaccgtgggaagccCTATGGTGACAAGGGGAAGAAGGTTGTTGAGTCtagtggtggaaagaagagaggtggtggacaatgctacaagtgtggtgagttgggtcataagtcttatgagtgcccaaagaaggtggacaagtgtttcaattgtgggagGCTAGGACACAAGTCGGATGTGTGTCAAGTGAAGGTGACTtgcttcaattgtggtgaagagggtcacaagagtcctatgtgcaagaagccgaagaagactatggggaaggtgtttgctttgagtggagatgatgcggatcagggggataatctcattagaggtacgtgtttcatctataacactcctttaattgcgattattgatacgggagctacacattcttttatatccgttgattgcatgaagcgtcttagtatacctgtgtctgaaatgtctggtcgtatggaaatagaaactcctgctaatggttctgtaactacccgtcttgtatgtcgtgactgtcccgtaaccgtgtttggtagacactttggaatggacctagtgtgtatccaacttagtggAATAGATGTTATCTTTGGTATGAACTGGTTAGTGTTTAATCGAGTCCATATCAATTGTTGCGAGAAGACTGTTGTGTTTCCTAAACCGGAGGAGAgcttgcatttgatgagtaagaaggaagtagtagagtcgttgaaggaacctgtagaggtgtatgcgttgtttgcatccttgaagatggaaggtgaagttaaggtggaagagttaccggttgtttgtgaatttcccgatgtatttccggaagacgtgtcagatgtaccgccgaaaagagaagtagagtttacgattgatttggtacctggtaccagtccgatatctatggcaccgtatcgaatgtcagcgtcagagttgaatgagttgaagaaacaactagaggaactacttgagaagaagtttattcgacctagtgtatcgccgtggggtgCACATGTGTTattggttaagaagaaagaaggga gtgctTTTAGCTATGATTAA